The genomic stretch GACCATTAGTTTCCCCATGAAGTTCGATGCCTGTTTTCTGGGTGAAACCGAAGCCTTTATAGTAATTATAGAATTTGGTTTGACCGATTCTGGCACCGATTTGCATAAATGCAGGGTTACAGGAATTTTCCAGAGCGCCGGTTAAATCCAAAGTTCCGTGGCCTGCACCTTTCCAACAGCCGATGTGTTCTTTTGCAACCTGCTGGCTACCGGTGCAGACGAAAGAATCCTGCATAGAAACTACGTTTTCTTCCAATGCCATTGCAGAGGTGATAATTTTGAATGTGGAACCGGGTTCATAACTGTCTACAACTGCTTTGTTACGCCAAAGTTTGTTTAAATATTCGTTGGTAGCTTTGTTCTTTTCTTCATCGGTTTCCAATTCTTCGAGGGCTTCTTTTACTGAATCGTCAGTCACCTGGAAGGGAGCATTCAGATCGAAGTCCGGTTTTGTGGACATTGCCAGAATTTCACCGGATTTTACATCCATAATGATACCTGCAGCACCTTCTCCCAGTTCCAGATCTGTAACGGCTTGTTCTAAATGCTTTTCCAAAAAATGCTGAATAGAAACGTCGATGGTAAGTGTGATATCTGCTCCGTCTTCCGGGGTGTAGTAACGGTCATATTTGTAAGGCATTTCAGTACCGTCTGCATTTCTTGCGGTAACAATTCTGCCGTATTGACCTTTTAGTTTGTTATCGTAAATTTGTTCAATCCCAAGCAAGCCCTGATTATCAGCACCGGTAAAACCGATGATGTGGGAGGCAATGTTGTTGTAAGGATAATAACGCTTGGTATCGGCATCCAGATAAACGCCGGTCAGCTTTGCATCGCGGATAGCATCTGCCTGTTCCTTTTCCACCTTGCGTTTAATCAGCACATAGGAGGTGTTCTGGTCAATTTTATCTAAAATGTCCGATTTGTCCATTTCTAAAATTGCAGAGAGGGTATCTGCACAAAGTTCCCGTTCGTTTGCTTTGCGGACGGTCACAGGGGAGATACTTACGGTTTCCACATCTGCACTGACAGCAAGCTGTTTGCCGTTACGGTCGTAAATCGTGCCACGCTTCGCATTGATCATACGGTCACGGGTTTGTTGCTCGATAGCTTCTCTGGAGAGCTTTTCGCCATCAATGAACTGAATGATGGAAATTCTTACCACAAAGAAAAGAAAGCATACCAGTAGTACGCCAAATATCCATAAGATTCTTTTTTGGATTTTTAAATTGCTGTTCTTCTTCATGTGGGAGACTCCTTTTTTTGGAAAACCAAAGGGGGAATATATGCAAAATTGAGGAATGAACTCATCCCTCAATTTATCATATTAGCTTATTCGTCCAAATATGCTATCATACCGTTTTGTATGCCGAAATTATCATCAGATGAATCGGAAGTGTCGGTGGCTTTTGCCATAACTCCGTAGTCCTGGTCTGGCACATCGATATACACAATTTGTTCGCTTCTTGCGCGGTTCATACCGTAGCTTGCAATGGCAAGTTCTTCCACGGTTTTTAAATCCATCTTCTGGTTAATTTCCACTTCTTTTTTCTTGTTTGCGGAATACAACTCTGCATACTCTGCTTTTAATGCCGTATTCTTTTTGCTTTGTTCGGTAATCTGCGCATTGTTGAAAATCAAGGAAATACCGCCCACGATAAAGCAAATGATAAAGAGAGTAACTTTTAATTGAGAACGTTTCTTTTCTTTTGCACGTCTTTTTTCAGCGATCGGACGAAAGTCATGGGTAATGGCTTTGTCCCGTTGTTTGTGTTCGTAGGCAAGATTGTCAAACGTCATGATGCGGCTCCTTTCTTTATAATATATAATAGGAAAAGAAAATCCCTAAAGTTTTTCGATAATTCTTAGTTTTGCGGATTTGCTTCTTGGATTTTGTTCCAGTTCTTCGGGTGAGGGAAGAATCGGTTTTCTTGTGATGATTTTTGCCATAGGCTTTTTACCGCACACGCACACCGGAAATTCAGGAGGACAGGTGCAAACGTTCACAAGACTTTTAAAATATTCTTTTACGATTCTGTCTTCTAAGGAGTGAAATGTGATGATGCACATTCTTCCGCCGGGATTTAACAGTTTGAAAAAACTCTCAAGCCCTTGTTTTAGGGATTCCAGCTCACCGTTTACTTCAATACGGATTGCTTGAAAGGTTCGTTTGGCGGGATGTTTTTCCCGAAGACTTTTTGCCGGCATGGAGCGACGGATAATTTCAATCAGCTCTCCGGTAGTCTCGATTTCTTTGATTTCTCGTTGTTTTACAATGTTTTTTGCGATGCTTGCGGCAAATTTTTCTTCGCCGTATGTGGAGATGATGTTGGCAAGCTGCTGGAAAGAATAGGTGTTTACCACGGTTTTAGCGGAAAACGGGGAGGTCTGATCCATTCGCATATCCAAGGGAGCATCTTCCCGGTAGGAAAAGCCACGGTCCTTGTTGTCCAGCTGATAGGAGGAAACTCCTAAGTCGGCTAAAATGCCATCCACAGGAGTGCAAACATAATCGCTGATATTTCGAAAGTCGGAACGGATGAATTGTTTTTTGCACTTGGTATCAGCCAAACGATTTGTTGCAACAGCAAAGGCTTCTTCGTCTCTGTCCACCCCGATGAACATTCCGTTTTCGGAGAGGTGTTCGCATATTTTTCGGGAGTGACCTGCACCGCCCATTGTAGCATCTACGTAAGTACCGTCTTGGGTGATTGCCAGCCCGTCGATACATTCTTGGAGTAACACGCTTACATGTTTGAATTCCATCATCTTAAATTCCAAATATATTCAAAATTTCAGAAAGCTTCTGAGGTTCGTCCTCGGTCTGCTTTTCATATTTTTCGTATTCTTCAACATCCCAGATTTCAATTCTGGAGGAAGCACCTGCGATAATAATATCTTTGTTTAATCCTGCAAATTCCCGAAGACCGGGCGGAATTACAAATCTGCCTTGCTTATCTGCGGTAACCAGCTCAGTGTAGTTAAAGATGTATCGCTGAAGTCTGCCGCCATCGTTGGAGATGGGAAGTGCTTTAATTTTTGCTTCCAGTTCTTTGTAGTCTTCCTGGGTGTAAACAAACAGGCATTTTTCAAAGCCGCGAAGCACGAAAAAACTTTCACCCAAATTCTCACGGTATTTGGATGGAAGTATTACTCTGCCTTTGGCATCTATGGAATGTTTCGCCTGACCGTAAAACATACCCGAAATGTACCCTTTCTGTAAGCATTATGGGGAAAGTGTTGCCGATTCCACCCAAAAATGGGATTTTTGCTTCGATTTACACCACTTTATGGGCAAACGTGCCACTTTCATCCACTTTTATATACATTTTAACATATTTTTGAAAAAAATCAAGTGTTTTTTGAAAATTTTTCAACTTTTTTTAAAAAATTTTAAAAGGGATAGGTCGGACGGCCAAAAATGTGGAAAATTCAGGGAATTTCTTGGGAAACAGCGATAAATTTCAGGATGAAAACTGAGGAGGAAAAAAGCATAGAAAAACAAAGTGGAACACAAGGTGGTGTAAATGCCCCAAAAACGCCAAGGATTTTTCAGGTTTTTCGTTTCTGAAATAAAAATTTTAAAAAAATTAAAAAAAGGTATTGACAAAATGAAATTCATTTGATATAATAGCCCTTGCTTGATGAGAGCAAACAAGAATTTGGGAGCATAGCTCAGCTGGGAGAGCATCTGCCTTACAAGCAGAGGGTCATAGGTTCGAGCCCTATTGTTCCCACCATTATGAAAAATCCTGTCGAGAGATGGGATTTTTTGTTTTACACGCCATTTTCAGCTTTATTTTTTAATGTGTTTTGTTTGTTTCAGGAACATTTTTCCATATCTTTTGTCCAAACAAATAATCAAATGCTATGAATAGGAGAGATATCTTATGAAAACCAAATTTCGTGTATCATCACTTTGTTTGTTGTTGGCGATGGTGACTGTGGTATCAGTTTTTCTTACTTCTTGCAGAAATGATACCTGCGATCATTCCGGAGATATCCGCAGTGATAAACCTGTGATATATTTGTATCCTGAAGAACCCACCGAGGTGGATGTGACCCTTACCTTAAATGGGGAACTGACCTGTACATATCCTGCTTATCAGGATGGCTGGACGGTTCATGCAATGCCAGACGGTACTTTAACGGATGCAAACGGACAGATTTATAATTATCTGTATTGGGAAGGCGAAACCTATTCGGAATATGACTTTTCCAAAGGTTTTTGCGTAAAAGGAGAAGATACCGCAGCATTTTTGGAAGATGCACTTGCTAAACTGGGGTTAAATCGCAGAGAAGCAAATGAGTTTATTGTATACTGGTTGCCTTTGATGCAGGAAAATGCGTATAACGTGATTTCTTTCCAGGGAGCGGCTTATACCGATGATGCAAAACTGGATGTTTCCCCTGCGCCTGATACGGTAATCCGTGTGTTTATGGCATATCAGCCTTCTTTGGAATATGTAGAAATGCAAGCACAAGAGTTAACTGCTCCCGTTCGTGAAGGATTCACGGTTGTGGAATGGGGCGGCTCCGAAGTTGTTGGTTCATGATATCTAAAAAAAGACACCGCAAGGTGTCTTTTTTGTTTCGAAAATTATCTTGCATCTTGTAAAAAGATGTGCTATAATACGCTTATCTTATTTTTAAAGGAAACATTTTAAATGGACAGAAAAAGCGGAGTTTTAATGCATATTTCTTCTCTTCCCGGGGAATATTCAATCGGTTCTTTCGGAGAAGAAGCAAAGCAGTTTATTGATTTTTTAAAGGAAGCGGGATTTACTTACTGGCAGGTGCTTCCCTTTTGTATGGCGGATGCCTATAATTCGCCTTATCAATCCTATTCTGCATTTGGCGGAAATCCCTATTTTGTGGACCTGAATTCTTTGGAAAAGAAGGGACTTCTTACCAAAGTTGAGTTGGAAAACGCCAAACAAAAAACGCCTTATGTGGCAGAATATAAACGGCTGTGGGAAGAACGGTTTTTGCTCTTGAAAAAAGCATCTTCCCGAGTAGCAGACAAAACGGAAATAGAAAATTTCATTTCCAAAAATAAACATCTGGAAGCGTTTTGCTGTTTTATGGCACTAAAAGAAGCCAACAACCATTTGCCCTGGAATGAATGGAAAACCCAAGTATATGACAAAGACATTTGTTTCGCCTGGCAGATGATTCAGTATGAATTTTTCACTCAGTGGCAGGATATTAAAATGTATGCCAATGAAAAGGGCATCAAAATCATTGGAGATATTCCCATTTATGTTTCTTACGACAGTTGTGACGTGTGGGATAATCGCAGTCAGTTTCAGTTGTCTGAAGACGGAATCCCCTCTAAAGTGGCAGGAGTTCCGCCTGATTATTTCAGTGCAGACGGTCAGCTTTGGGGAAATCCTTTGTATGACTGGGATGTGATGAAAGAAGATCACTACCAATGGTGGTGTGACCGAATTTCTCATATGGCAACTTTGTTTGACGCCATCCGCATTGACCATTTTCGTGCCTTTGAATCCTATTGGGCGGTTCCCTTTGGTGCCAAAACCGCTAAAGAGGGGAGCTGGCAGGACGGTCCCCGTATGGACTTTATCCGTACTGTTCGGGATGCGGCAGGAGATTGTCAGATTATTGCAGAAGATCTGGGGGATATCACTCCCGAAGTGCATCAGTTGGTGAAAGACAGCACTTTCCCCGGTATGCGAGTGTTCCAATTTGGATTCTTATCCGAAGGAGACAGTTTACATAAACCCCATCATTACCCCAAAAATTCGGTTGCCTATACAGGTACCCACGATAATAACACATTGCTGGGTTATTTGTGGGAATTGCCAATGCATTTAAAAGAAGAAATGCTTTCTTATTGCGGTCACGAGGGGGACTGGGGTGCAGGTTGCAAAAGCATGATTCGTACTGTGCTTGCAAGCCATGCAGACTGGGCAATTCTGCCCATTCAAGACTTATTGGGATACGGTTCGGATACTCGTCTCAATACTCCCGGAAAAGCCGACGGAAACTGGCAATTCCGCATCACAAAAGAACAACTTGATTCTATTGACAAATCCTATTGGAAAACCTTGAATAAACGCTACGCAAGATAACAAAAAAGCTGACTTTCGTCAGCTTTTTTTTCGTATCAGTTCCAAAAAGGCTTGTGCGGCGTGGGAGAGGGGATTGTGTTTGAGATAAGCACAACCGATGGAGCGTTCTTTTAAGGGTGGTTCCACATTCAACACTTTGACGGAGCCGTTTTGGATGCTTTCTTCGGAAAATTCTTTCACCACACAGGAAACCCCTAAATGAATGGAAGCAAATCGAATCAGTAAATCGTGTACCGCAATTTCGATTTTTGGGGACAGGGGAACTTTTGATTTTTTGAATTCTTTTTCCACAAATTTTCGGGAGGTGGAGTTAGGTTCCAACAAAATTAACGGCTGTTCTGCCAGTTCTTTCCAGGAGTATGATTCCTTTTTGGGAAAATCGGGACCGCAGACAAACACGTCGTGAACGGTAAGACAAGGTTCCACGCTTAATTCTTCATCAGAAATTGGCAGATTGACAAAGGCAAGTTCTGCCTTTCCTTCTTTTACATACTGCACTAATTTTGCAGAATAAGAATTGGTCATTTCGATACGGATATCGGGATAAAGAGTATGAAATTTTTCTAAATAGGGCAATAAATAATGTGTGGTAACTGTGTCACCTGCGGCAATCATCAAAGAACCTGCATGCAGATGATGAAGCTGAGCCAAAAGCGTTTCTCCCTGGGTGATGGAGGAAAGTGCATTATCTACCTTGGGTAACAACAATTTTCCCTCACGGGTTAAGGTGACACCTCTTCTGGAACGGACAAACAGTTGGGTGTTTAAATCGCTTTCCAACTGTTGAATACATTGGGAAATGGCAGACTGAGACACAAACAGTTTTTCTGCTGCCGTGGAAAAAGAGCCGTGATGTGCCACTTCTGAGAAGACGCGATAATAATCAAGTTTGGTATTCATATATAAGCACCTCTTATCACTGATGTAAGAATTATCTGCTTTACTAATGGAATCATTTGTATTATAATAAAGATAGTG from Oscillospiraceae bacterium encodes the following:
- the mraZ gene encoding division/cell wall cluster transcriptional repressor MraZ is translated as MFYGQAKHSIDAKGRVILPSKYRENLGESFFVLRGFEKCLFVYTQEDYKELEAKIKALPISNDGGRLQRYIFNYTELVTADKQGRFVIPPGLREFAGLNKDIIIAGASSRIEIWDVEEYEKYEKQTEDEPQKLSEILNIFGI
- a CDS encoding LysR family transcriptional regulator, yielding MNTKLDYYRVFSEVAHHGSFSTAAEKLFVSQSAISQCIQQLESDLNTQLFVRSRRGVTLTREGKLLLPKVDNALSSITQGETLLAQLHHLHAGSLMIAAGDTVTTHYLLPYLEKFHTLYPDIRIEMTNSYSAKLVQYVKEGKAELAFVNLPISDEELSVEPCLTVHDVFVCGPDFPKKESYSWKELAEQPLILLEPNSTSRKFVEKEFKKSKVPLSPKIEIAVHDLLIRFASIHLGVSCVVKEFSEESIQNGSVKVLNVEPPLKERSIGCAYLKHNPLSHAAQAFLELIRKKS
- the rsmH gene encoding 16S rRNA (cytosine(1402)-N(4))-methyltransferase RsmH codes for the protein MEFKHVSVLLQECIDGLAITQDGTYVDATMGGAGHSRKICEHLSENGMFIGVDRDEEAFAVATNRLADTKCKKQFIRSDFRNISDYVCTPVDGILADLGVSSYQLDNKDRGFSYREDAPLDMRMDQTSPFSAKTVVNTYSFQQLANIISTYGEEKFAASIAKNIVKQREIKEIETTGELIEIIRRSMPAKSLREKHPAKRTFQAIRIEVNGELESLKQGLESFFKLLNPGGRMCIITFHSLEDRIVKEYFKSLVNVCTCPPEFPVCVCGKKPMAKIITRKPILPSPEELEQNPRSKSAKLRIIEKL
- a CDS encoding PASTA domain-containing protein — protein: MKKNSNLKIQKRILWIFGVLLVCFLFFVVRISIIQFIDGEKLSREAIEQQTRDRMINAKRGTIYDRNGKQLAVSADVETVSISPVTVRKANERELCADTLSAILEMDKSDILDKIDQNTSYVLIKRKVEKEQADAIRDAKLTGVYLDADTKRYYPYNNIASHIIGFTGADNQGLLGIEQIYDNKLKGQYGRIVTARNADGTEMPYKYDRYYTPEDGADITLTIDVSIQHFLEKHLEQAVTDLELGEGAAGIIMDVKSGEILAMSTKPDFDLNAPFQVTDDSVKEALEELETDEEKNKATNEYLNKLWRNKAVVDSYEPGSTFKIITSAMALEENVVSMQDSFVCTGSQQVAKEHIGCWKGAGHGTLDLTGALENSCNPAFMQIGARIGQTKFYNYYKGFGFTQKTGIELHGETNGLFYPEGSFNEVELATASFGQGPTVTPLQMITAVSAVANDGVLVKPHLIKEITSSNGTVLESFDTVEVRQVISSQTSQIMRELMEKVVSEGTGNKAHLEGFRVGGKTGTSEKLPRGSQKYVASFVGIAPANDPQVAILIILDEPPAGNHMGGTIASPLAGKILDDVLRYMDVDPLLPDGQSSDGDVTVPDVTGKSITEARQILSQSGLRCVVEGDGDEVSTQIPEANVIIAQNGTVLVYTGDAKPSNTAEVPDVIGKSFEETKSILEKAKFQLHGVGITNTTQDAVASTQSIEAGKYATIGSEITVEFTYPDSNQTESQER
- the malQ gene encoding 4-alpha-glucanotransferase, whose amino-acid sequence is MDRKSGVLMHISSLPGEYSIGSFGEEAKQFIDFLKEAGFTYWQVLPFCMADAYNSPYQSYSAFGGNPYFVDLNSLEKKGLLTKVELENAKQKTPYVAEYKRLWEERFLLLKKASSRVADKTEIENFISKNKHLEAFCCFMALKEANNHLPWNEWKTQVYDKDICFAWQMIQYEFFTQWQDIKMYANEKGIKIIGDIPIYVSYDSCDVWDNRSQFQLSEDGIPSKVAGVPPDYFSADGQLWGNPLYDWDVMKEDHYQWWCDRISHMATLFDAIRIDHFRAFESYWAVPFGAKTAKEGSWQDGPRMDFIRTVRDAAGDCQIIAEDLGDITPEVHQLVKDSTFPGMRVFQFGFLSEGDSLHKPHHYPKNSVAYTGTHDNNTLLGYLWELPMHLKEEMLSYCGHEGDWGAGCKSMIRTVLASHADWAILPIQDLLGYGSDTRLNTPGKADGNWQFRITKEQLDSIDKSYWKTLNKRYAR